Proteins encoded within one genomic window of Argiope bruennichi chromosome 7, qqArgBrue1.1, whole genome shotgun sequence:
- the LOC129974940 gene encoding protein O-glucosyltransferase 1-like, giving the protein MPFIKIIFSTFYFNLLFLNIIKFSFSEMDVCDAFQKDCHTDKTEKEAASHMYSPADDEKWQDIIELIKKANSSYEECSSESCSCYLSLMKEDLSPWQKSGITREDILESRNKGTYYQIINHKLYRETECMFPFRCSGVEHFILQIIDKLPDMEFILNTRDWPQANKYNKPLPIFSFSKTSQFWDITYPAWTFWEGGPAISLYPTGLGRWDLQRTVINKTIEKWPWTKKKNKAFFRGSRTSSERDELVLLSREHPDLIDAQYTKNQAWKSEKDTLGAPPAKEVSLEDHCVYKYLFNFRGVAASFRLKHLFLCRSLVFHVGDEWIEFFYHRLKPWVHYIPVPTDLSNVMELLSFAMERDDYAKAIAQRGFDFIWNHLKMEDILCYWENLLLNYAKLLKYKPQKYNNFKIIKPKYK; this is encoded by the exons AtgccatttattaaaatcattttttctactttttattttaatttattatttttgaatattattaagtTCTCATTTTCGGAAATGGATGTATGTGATGCTTTTCAAAAAGACTGTCACACcgacaaaacagaaaaggaagcGGCATCTCATATGTATTCACCAG CTGATGATGAGAAATGGCAAGATATAATTGAGCTCATTAAAAAGGCCAATTCATCTTATGAAGAATGTTCTTCAGAATCCTGTTCTTGTTACTTAAG tTTGATGAAGGAAGATCTTTCACCTTGGCAAAAAAGTGGTATAACAAGAGAAGATATTTTAGAAAGTAGAAACAAGGGAACTTACTATCagataataaatcataaattatatcGAGAAACAGAATGCATGTTTCCTttcag ATGTAGTGGAGTAGAGCATTTTATTCTTCAGATAATTGACAAATTACCCGATATGGAATTTATTCTGAATACACGAGATTGGCCTCAAGCTAATAAATACAATAAACCGTTGCCTATATTTTCATTCAGCAAA ACTTCACAATTTTGGGATATCACTTACCCAGCCTGGACCTTCTGGGAAGGTGGACCTGCTATAAGCTTGTATCCAACAGGTTTAGGAAGGTGGGATTTACAAAGAACAGTCATTAACAA AACTATTGAGAAATGGCCTTGgacaaagaagaaaaacaaagcaTTCTTTCGAGGCTCACGAACTAGCTCAGAACGAGATGAATTGGTGTTGCTATCAAGAGAACATCCTGATCTAATAGATGCTCAATATACAAAAAATCAAGCATGGAAATCAGAGAAA GATACACTTGGAGCTCCACCTGCAAAAGAAGTATCTTTAGAAGACCATTGTgtctacaaatatttatttaacttcagaGGTGTGGCTGCCAGTTTTAGATTGAAGCATCTCTTTTTATGCAGATCCCTGGTATTTCATGTGGGAGATGAATGGATTGAGTTTTTTTACCATCGTCTTAAACCATGGGTTCATTATATACCAGTACCTACTGATCTTTCAAATGTCAT ggaacTTCTGAGTTTTGCCATGGAAAGAGATGATTATGCTAAAGCTATTGCCCAAag GGGCTTTGACTTTATATGGAATCACCTAAAGATGGAAGACATTCTTTGCTATTGGGAGAATCTATTACTTAATTATGCAAAACTTCTTAAGTACAAgcctcaaaaatataataattttaagataatcaaaccaaagtataaataa